One region of Quercus lobata isolate SW786 chromosome 2, ValleyOak3.0 Primary Assembly, whole genome shotgun sequence genomic DNA includes:
- the LOC115978391 gene encoding uncharacterized protein LOC115978391, whose amino-acid sequence MSPAHRSSTSPTHQLTHFIALPSRPKPQAPSRRSMPQTHASDPLPIPASDPSRPSLMLSTLSNSHLSIPPPPPPPPPIHAFNLTHLQGSLHFETLQKIIKTCIILHNMIVEDEWDDNEMVDLDYEQIDGVDNPLMQVSREQSDGFMAYIESYECIRDREIHSQLQLDLIEHLWQLQSELQELPFLYVKKHES is encoded by the exons ATGTCACCGGCACACCGAAGCTCGACATCACCAACCCACCAGTTGACCCATTTCATCGCACTCCCAAGCCGACCCAAGCCCCAAGCCCCAAGCCGCCGATCCATGCCTCAGACCCATGCCTCCGATCCGCTGCCGATCCCCGCCTCTGACCCATCTCGGCCTTCTCTAATGCTCTCaactctctcaaactctcacctctctatcccaccgccaccgccaccgccaccgccgATCCACGCCTTCAACCTGACTCACCTTCAA GGGAGTTTACATTTTGAAACGCTCCAAAAGATCATAAAAACGTGCATAATTCTCCATAACATGATTGTTGAAGATGAGTGGGATGATAATGAAATGGTAGACTTGGATTATGAACAAATTGATGGAGTGGATAATCCTCTTATGCAAGTGTCACGTGAACAAAGTGATGGATTTATGGCATACATTGAGAGTTATGAATGCATTAGAGACCGAGAAATTCATTCTCAACTCCAGTTGGACCTCATTGAACATTTATGGCAATTGCAAAGCGAGTTGCAAGAACTCCCTTTTTTATATGTTAAGAAGCATGAGTCATAG